In Gossypium hirsutum isolate 1008001.06 chromosome D06, Gossypium_hirsutum_v2.1, whole genome shotgun sequence, one genomic interval encodes:
- the LOC107900390 gene encoding uncharacterized protein: protein MAEEEFQESEVVFSDHNSNHYGTHDEDAAVNDDEYFDYRGFSKNSRVSRNYKSKKNNSTTKKNNNKMAASSLPVNIPRQHGATVFHCDGEADEYDDGGMVPPHVILGRRIAGKMAFSVCTGNGRTLKGRDLSQVRNSVLRMTGFLEA, encoded by the coding sequence ATGGCTGAAGAAGAGTTCCAAGAGTCCGAGGTTGTGTTCTCCGACCACAACAGCAACCATTACGGCACACATGACGAGGATGCTGCTGTTAACGATGATGAGTACTTCGATTACCGAGGATTCTCCAAAAACAGCCGCGTTTCACGTAACTACAAATCCAAGAAAAACAACAGCACCACGAAGAAGAACAACAACAAGATGGCCGCCAGTTCGCTGCCTGTAAACATTCCACGTCAACACGGCGCTACTGTTTTCCATTGCGACGGCGAAGCCGATGAATATGACGACGGTGGAATGGTGCCTCCCCATGTTATTTTAGGAAGGAGAATTGCGGGGAAAATGGCGTTTTCTGTTTGTACTGGCAATGGAAGGACACTTAAAGGAAGGGATTTGAGTCAAGTGCGAAATTCAGTTCTTAGAATGACAGGATTCTTGGAAGCCTAA